In the genome of Saprospira sp. CCB-QB6, one region contains:
- the rfbA gene encoding glucose-1-phosphate thymidylyltransferase RfbA, with protein sequence MKGIILAGGQGTRLYPLTLAVSKQLMPVYDKPMIYYPLSTLMSAGIRDILIISTPHDLPNFQKLLGDGSQIGCNFSYIEQPEPEGIAQAFILAEDFIGEDSVALILGDNIFYGDRLDEQLQAATQVEGGLVFAYPVSDPERYGVVEFDKNRQAISIEEKPKTPKSNYAVPGIYFYDNDVIEIARNLEPSARGELEITDVNLHYLKAGRLKVSPMGRGIAWLDTGTHASLMQAGQFIEVIEQRQGLKIGCIEEVAYQMGFIDAEQLAQLGEKYKKSGYGEYLLHLLKMGL encoded by the coding sequence ATGAAGGGAATTATTCTAGCCGGTGGGCAGGGAACGCGTTTGTATCCATTGACATTAGCTGTTAGCAAGCAGCTCATGCCGGTTTACGATAAGCCTATGATTTACTATCCTTTATCGACCTTGATGTCGGCGGGGATTAGAGATATTTTAATTATTTCTACGCCTCATGACTTGCCTAATTTCCAGAAGTTATTGGGTGATGGCAGTCAGATTGGCTGCAATTTCAGCTACATCGAGCAGCCCGAACCAGAGGGAATTGCGCAAGCGTTTATTTTGGCGGAGGATTTCATTGGGGAGGATTCAGTTGCGCTTATTTTGGGCGATAACATTTTTTATGGCGATCGTTTAGATGAGCAGCTTCAAGCGGCCACCCAGGTAGAGGGCGGGTTAGTCTTTGCTTATCCCGTTTCTGATCCAGAGCGTTATGGTGTGGTAGAGTTTGATAAAAATCGCCAAGCGATTTCTATTGAAGAAAAGCCCAAAACGCCCAAGTCTAATTATGCGGTACCGGGCATTTACTTCTATGACAATGATGTTATTGAAATTGCTCGCAACTTGGAGCCATCTGCTAGAGGGGAGTTAGAGATCACGGATGTGAACTTGCACTATCTCAAGGCGGGTCGTCTCAAGGTAAGCCCTATGGGCCGTGGAATTGCTTGGTTGGATACGGGCACACATGCCTCCTTAATGCAGGCGGGGCAATTTATTGAGGTGATTGAGCAACGCCAAGGCCTCAAAATTGGATGTATCGAAGAAGTAGCCTATCAGATGGGCTTTATTGATGCGGAACAACTAGCCCAATTGGGCGAAAAATATAAAAAGAGTGGGTATGGCGAGTACTTGTTGCACCTACTCAAAATGGGACTGTAA
- a CDS encoding 1-acyl-sn-glycerol-3-phosphate acyltransferase: MMYSFLRQLVRLLLFGFFRRLYWRQKQSLPQNGPLLIIVNHSTAFTEMLILGAFLPRSIYYWARASVFTNPWARWFYRQIHILPIMRAEEGLRKLDQNASTMQQSQAYLKEGLAVVIAPEGNCVMEKRLRHFRTGTARLALSTLEQLPAGQDLQVLPIGVNFSHHKNWRAEVKISIGERFSVRDFEEDYQKDSQRGAKLLTYAMREALAKEVIWIEREEDEELAEYLYSFARQGQGQATGFLQADAGALGEDQRLTEQLNALEEEKKAQHLAACRDYFGALAEHKLPLAIFQQNPISPVLFILFLPLYLAGWLLSWPLFTAIRALRAHFIRSPKSQHFWGPMAIALALVCWIPYGLIWSIFGLFYFGALGLLLPVLVLCLSLFYVRMRDAALLFLAKLRWMKLGASEKESLQERGKSLLQALRQDFDL; encoded by the coding sequence ATGATGTACAGCTTCTTGCGCCAACTTGTTCGATTATTGCTCTTTGGTTTTTTTCGCCGTTTGTATTGGCGACAAAAGCAGAGCTTGCCCCAAAATGGGCCTTTATTGATTATTGTCAATCATTCGACTGCCTTTACGGAAATGCTCATTTTGGGGGCATTTCTGCCCCGCTCTATTTATTATTGGGCCAGGGCGTCGGTTTTTACTAATCCTTGGGCGCGTTGGTTTTATCGGCAAATTCACATTTTGCCCATTATGCGGGCCGAAGAAGGGCTACGGAAGTTAGACCAAAATGCCTCGACCATGCAGCAATCGCAGGCTTATCTAAAAGAGGGCTTGGCGGTGGTCATTGCGCCAGAGGGAAATTGCGTGATGGAAAAGCGTTTGCGGCATTTTCGGACGGGCACAGCACGTTTGGCGCTTTCTACTTTGGAGCAATTGCCCGCGGGCCAAGATTTGCAAGTTTTGCCTATTGGGGTCAACTTTAGCCATCATAAAAATTGGCGGGCCGAGGTCAAAATTAGCATTGGCGAGCGCTTTTCGGTCCGAGATTTTGAGGAAGATTACCAGAAAGATTCGCAAAGAGGGGCCAAGTTATTAACTTATGCCATGCGGGAAGCCTTGGCCAAAGAAGTCATTTGGATTGAACGAGAAGAGGACGAAGAATTAGCCGAATACTTATATAGTTTTGCCCGTCAGGGCCAGGGCCAAGCAACAGGCTTTTTACAGGCTGATGCGGGCGCCTTGGGCGAAGATCAGCGCTTGACAGAGCAACTCAATGCTTTGGAGGAAGAGAAAAAAGCGCAGCATTTGGCCGCTTGTCGAGATTATTTTGGGGCTTTGGCCGAGCATAAATTGCCCTTGGCCATTTTTCAGCAAAACCCAATTTCGCCTGTTTTATTTATTTTGTTTTTGCCGCTCTATTTGGCGGGTTGGCTACTTTCTTGGCCTTTGTTTACGGCTATTCGGGCCTTGAGAGCGCATTTTATTCGCTCGCCTAAAAGTCAACATTTTTGGGGACCTATGGCCATTGCCTTAGCCTTAGTTTGTTGGATTCCTTATGGTTTAATTTGGAGCATTTTTGGGCTGTTTTACTTTGGTGCCCTAGGCTTACTTTTGCCTGTCTTGGTCCTTTGTCTTAGCTTATTTTATGTTCGGATGCGAGATGCGGCCCTTTTATTTTTGGCCAAATTGCGCTGGATGAAATTGGGAGCTAGCGAAAAAGAAAGCCTGCAAGAGCGAGGAAAATCGCTATTGCAGGCCTTGCGTCAAGATTTTGATCTTTAG
- a CDS encoding MFS transporter gives MKIKFSPSEKLLLFSLAGAKFTHIMDFMVLMPLGPQLMRVLDISAKEFGVLVSSYTFSAGATVLASAFFIDRLDRKKALLWTYAGFWLGTLACGLVNSYETLVLARILTGLFGGLLNALVLSLIGDVFSLEKRASAMGVVMAAFSAAAAFGVPFGIYMASMGNWRWPFLILAVASLPVLVGLWYFIPNLEYKEEGPKAPPFSIIQRTFSNPNQLRALGMTLLLILGQFMIIPYVSPFMVGNIGFSEMQLVYIYLCGGILTLFTGPAIGRLADQKGHKNIFVTFAILSILPLLLITHLPDYGIPFALLVSSLFFILISGRIIPSTTMVVSSVERKYRAGFMSLNTAMQQLAAGMAALLSGNIVVEIAQKNTDVVAIGNYNYLGYLAVGFTFLAIFLGRKIVPLKEAE, from the coding sequence ATGAAAATAAAATTTAGCCCTAGCGAAAAACTCTTACTTTTTAGTTTGGCAGGGGCAAAGTTTACGCACATTATGGACTTTATGGTCCTTATGCCTCTAGGCCCACAACTTATGCGAGTACTCGATATCTCGGCCAAGGAGTTTGGGGTCCTCGTTTCTTCTTACACCTTCAGTGCAGGCGCTACCGTTTTGGCTAGTGCTTTTTTTATTGACCGATTAGACCGGAAAAAGGCGCTGCTATGGACCTATGCTGGCTTTTGGTTGGGAACCCTAGCCTGTGGTTTGGTCAATAGCTACGAAACGCTGGTCCTCGCCCGTATCCTAACAGGCCTCTTTGGTGGCCTGCTCAACGCACTCGTCCTTTCCCTAATTGGTGATGTGTTTAGCTTAGAAAAACGCGCCTCTGCTATGGGCGTAGTCATGGCCGCTTTTTCTGCCGCCGCTGCCTTCGGGGTACCCTTTGGTATCTATATGGCCAGTATGGGCAACTGGCGCTGGCCTTTCCTGATTTTGGCCGTGGCTTCTTTGCCCGTTTTGGTCGGCCTCTGGTACTTTATTCCAAATCTGGAATATAAGGAAGAGGGACCCAAAGCGCCTCCCTTTAGCATTATCCAACGCACTTTTAGCAATCCCAACCAACTCCGAGCCTTGGGCATGACGCTCTTGCTTATCCTCGGCCAGTTTATGATTATTCCCTATGTGAGCCCATTTATGGTCGGAAATATTGGCTTTAGCGAGATGCAATTAGTCTATATTTACCTCTGTGGCGGTATTCTCACACTATTTACTGGTCCCGCTATCGGCCGTTTAGCCGACCAAAAAGGCCACAAAAATATTTTTGTCACTTTTGCCATCTTATCCATTTTACCTCTACTGTTAATCACGCATTTACCCGATTACGGTATCCCTTTCGCCCTGCTCGTGAGCTCGCTCTTTTTTATCCTCATTAGTGGCCGAATTATTCCCTCTACTACGATGGTGGTCTCTAGCGTAGAACGAAAGTACCGAGCTGGATTTATGAGCCTAAATACCGCTATGCAACAACTAGCCGCGGGTATGGCCGCCCTGCTTAGTGGAAATATTGTGGTGGAAATTGCCCAAAAAAATACCGATGTCGTCGCTATCGGTAATTATAATTATTTAGGCTACCTAGCAGTGGGCTTTACCTTTTTGGCCATTTTCTTGGGCCGAAAGATTGTCCCGCTAAAAGAAGCTGAATAA
- a CDS encoding T9SS type A sorting domain-containing protein, producing the protein MRILTAVLAFVLAFNSFAFAAPQNEDKMVAVVLLMDNGDDKEVVATIYTSLMAAEKVAKVMNIEMIASDDPVENDVFVFSLKSEEQKDVTMKMFDEEGYELAAHRVMEVNEGSNYNALNVETLDDGTYMFQITDESGAELNRKVTIKRQ; encoded by the coding sequence ATGAGAATCCTAACCGCTGTACTTGCATTTGTGCTCGCTTTCAATAGCTTCGCATTTGCTGCGCCTCAGAATGAGGACAAAATGGTAGCTGTTGTTCTTCTTATGGACAACGGTGACGACAAAGAAGTTGTAGCTACTATCTACACTAGCCTTATGGCCGCTGAAAAAGTAGCCAAAGTAATGAACATCGAGATGATCGCTTCTGATGATCCCGTTGAAAATGATGTTTTCGTTTTCTCTCTAAAATCTGAAGAGCAGAAAGACGTAACCATGAAAATGTTCGATGAAGAAGGTTATGAGTTGGCTGCCCACCGTGTGATGGAAGTTAACGAAGGTAGCAACTACAATGCACTTAACGTAGAAACTCTTGATGACGGAACTTACATGTTCCAAATCACTGATGAGTCTGGTGCTGAGCTTAACCGCAAAGTAACTATCAAACGTCAGTAA
- a CDS encoding membrane dipeptidase gives MKKVSFFSLFFLLGLSLSAQESYQFNVTDFPYTDVHLHSALKPFNSLDVCSYSIWEPINHNCEGKLSKLFVSSSKEVPRYSQCHFEGLMRGNVGLGFLSLTPLEKGMMHVRLLNEKKKGKGTMACVSGVEFDDMPCRKEQINYYEDLRANIAYVLEGEGQNYYMYGEPKQYEVAQSSEHLQSLLADEHKLAIVLNIEGGHSLGLSLEENDISQTEEYAELYLKNVDRMKGVLPLTEGGDDYLEHPVLSMNINHFFWNGLGGHARTFSGLQNFVFGGKKGVGEGLTPLGEKVIKKMLDQENGRRILVDVKHMSLDARLWYYNYLEELRAQGDTVGIISSHSTVAGCSIYDKAYSRKDNKAKNKNAYLNRWTISLADEDIRQIHQSKGIVGIMLDKYRLMGNKAKKAVGETVEGSAQRRKLYVQVIMANVFATVKAVNEPSAWDILALGSDFDGMIAPFECYASSADMPVLAQDIYAFLSEPEAIFDLFTKEEVEALMFDLSPEEILRKFMYENGRNFALRNLPKSQSEG, from the coding sequence ATGAAAAAAGTCTCCTTCTTCTCCCTATTTTTTCTTTTGGGACTGTCTTTATCGGCCCAAGAATCCTATCAATTTAATGTAACGGATTTTCCTTATACAGATGTGCATTTGCATTCTGCGCTCAAGCCATTTAATTCCTTAGATGTTTGTAGTTATAGTATTTGGGAACCGATCAATCATAATTGTGAGGGTAAACTATCTAAATTGTTTGTGAGCAGCTCAAAGGAAGTACCTCGCTACTCGCAATGCCATTTTGAGGGCCTGATGCGAGGAAATGTTGGCCTTGGCTTTTTATCACTTACGCCTTTGGAGAAGGGAATGATGCATGTACGTCTATTAAATGAAAAAAAGAAGGGGAAAGGGACCATGGCCTGTGTCTCTGGAGTAGAGTTTGACGATATGCCCTGCCGAAAAGAACAGATTAACTATTATGAGGATTTACGAGCCAATATTGCTTATGTATTAGAGGGAGAAGGGCAAAACTATTATATGTATGGAGAACCCAAACAGTATGAGGTCGCTCAAAGCAGCGAACATCTGCAATCCCTTTTAGCCGATGAACACAAGTTGGCTATTGTCTTGAATATTGAAGGAGGACATAGCTTGGGCCTTTCTCTAGAAGAAAATGATATCTCTCAAACAGAAGAATATGCCGAGTTGTATCTGAAAAATGTGGACCGAATGAAGGGCGTTTTGCCTTTGACTGAGGGCGGAGACGATTATTTGGAACATCCTGTTTTGAGTATGAATATCAATCACTTTTTTTGGAATGGCCTTGGGGGACATGCTCGGACTTTTAGCGGGCTACAAAATTTTGTCTTTGGAGGAAAAAAAGGAGTAGGAGAGGGGCTGACCCCCTTGGGAGAAAAGGTCATCAAAAAGATGCTGGACCAAGAAAATGGCCGCCGCATTTTAGTGGATGTTAAACACATGAGTTTGGATGCCCGCCTTTGGTATTACAATTACTTAGAGGAGCTAAGAGCCCAAGGAGATACCGTTGGCATTATTAGTTCTCATTCTACAGTGGCCGGCTGCTCTATTTATGATAAGGCGTATAGCCGAAAGGATAATAAGGCCAAAAATAAAAATGCTTACCTCAATCGCTGGACCATCAGTTTGGCCGATGAAGATATTCGCCAAATACATCAATCTAAAGGCATTGTGGGCATTATGCTCGATAAGTACCGCCTAATGGGCAATAAGGCCAAAAAAGCTGTGGGTGAGACCGTAGAAGGCTCGGCCCAAAGAAGAAAACTTTATGTACAGGTCATTATGGCCAATGTTTTTGCTACAGTAAAAGCCGTAAATGAGCCCTCTGCTTGGGATATTCTAGCTCTAGGCTCTGATTTTGACGGCATGATTGCGCCTTTTGAATGCTATGCTAGCTCTGCAGATATGCCTGTTTTGGCCCAAGATATTTATGCCTTTTTAAGTGAACCAGAAGCTATCTTTGATTTGTTTACAAAAGAAGAAGTGGAGGCCTTAATGTTTGATTTGAGCCCAGAAGAAATTTTGCGCAAATTTATGTACGAGAATGGAAGAAACTTCGCGCTACGTAATTTGCCTAAAAGTCAGTCTGAAGGTTAA
- a CDS encoding RNA polymerase sigma factor yields the protein MNKITMALEESSYLQPEEQELLQQLQMPLSFERAFSQLVQQYQERLYWHLRGMLGPHEEADEVLQNTFIKVYKGIDKFRGQSKLYTWLYRIATNEALSHLRKRKRHRTESLELLDHQAPAQADSYLPAEDIQNLLQEAIALLPDRQRQVFLLRYYDEMPYQDMAEVLELSVGSLKASYHHAVKKIENYIKQQ from the coding sequence ATGAATAAAATAACAATGGCCCTAGAAGAAAGTAGTTACCTACAGCCAGAAGAGCAGGAATTGCTCCAGCAACTGCAAATGCCGCTAAGCTTTGAGCGTGCCTTTAGTCAGTTGGTGCAACAATACCAAGAGCGCCTATATTGGCATTTGAGAGGAATGCTTGGCCCCCATGAAGAAGCCGATGAGGTGCTGCAAAATACCTTTATTAAGGTATATAAAGGTATTGATAAATTTAGAGGACAATCTAAACTCTATACCTGGCTTTACCGAATTGCTACCAATGAGGCCCTTAGCCATTTGCGCAAGCGTAAGCGGCATCGGACAGAGAGTCTGGAGCTTTTGGACCATCAGGCACCCGCTCAAGCGGATAGCTATCTACCTGCAGAAGATATCCAAAACCTATTGCAAGAAGCAATTGCTCTTTTGCCCGACAGACAGCGACAAGTATTTTTGCTTCGCTATTATGATGAAATGCCTTATCAAGATATGGCCGAGGTTTTAGAACTTTCGGTGGGTAGCCTAAAGGCTAGCTATCATCATGCAGTGAAAAAAATTGAAAACTATATTAAACAGCAATAA
- the amaB gene encoding L-piperidine-6-carboxylate dehydrogenase, whose amino-acid sequence MQTAEQIDMSQVLKELGLADVNAGSSTGLEDFHEANAPLISSYSPVDGALIAKVYATSQAEYERIVSAGQAAFKSWRTTPAPQRGEIVRQYGEALRRHKDALGRLVSYEMGKSLQEGWGEVQEMIDICDFAVGLSRQLYGLSMKSERPNHRMYEQWHPLGIVGIISAFNFPVAVWSWNAMIALVCGDVCIWKGSEKAPLCAIACQNILKQVLQENKLPEGLSAIVTGDYHVGEWMTNDERIPLISATGSSRMGRIVGQTVAGRFGKTLLELGGNNAIIVTPQADLKVTLTATIFGAVGTCGQRCTSTRRLIVHDSVYDKVKELLVNAYPQLRIGNPLDQNNHVGPLIDQDSVNTYLAAIEAAKAAGGNILVEGGVLEGEGYESGCYVKPCLIEVSEQFDIVKTETFAPILYLLKYSELEEAIAMQNDVPQGLSSAIMTDSIREAELFLSAQGSDCGIANVNIGTSGAEIGGAFGGEKETGGGRESGSDAWKAYMRRQTNTINYGADVPLAQGIKFDF is encoded by the coding sequence ATGCAAACAGCAGAGCAAATTGATATGAGCCAAGTGCTCAAAGAACTAGGATTGGCCGATGTCAATGCAGGTAGTAGCACTGGTTTAGAGGATTTTCACGAGGCCAATGCGCCCTTGATTTCTTCTTATTCTCCCGTAGATGGGGCCTTGATCGCTAAGGTTTATGCGACTAGCCAGGCCGAATATGAGCGCATTGTTTCGGCTGGACAAGCTGCTTTTAAGAGCTGGAGAACCACGCCTGCTCCTCAACGTGGTGAAATTGTGCGCCAATATGGAGAGGCTTTGCGTCGCCATAAAGACGCTTTGGGCCGCCTCGTTTCTTATGAAATGGGAAAAAGCCTGCAAGAAGGCTGGGGCGAAGTACAGGAAATGATTGATATCTGTGATTTTGCTGTTGGACTTTCGCGCCAACTCTATGGCCTCAGCATGAAATCGGAGCGCCCTAACCACAGAATGTATGAGCAATGGCATCCATTAGGGATTGTAGGGATTATCTCTGCCTTTAACTTCCCCGTAGCCGTTTGGTCTTGGAATGCTATGATTGCCCTCGTTTGTGGGGATGTTTGTATCTGGAAAGGCTCTGAAAAGGCTCCTCTTTGTGCTATTGCTTGCCAAAACATCTTGAAGCAAGTTTTGCAAGAGAATAAATTGCCCGAAGGCCTTTCGGCTATCGTAACAGGTGACTACCATGTAGGAGAGTGGATGACCAATGACGAGCGCATTCCATTGATCTCTGCTACAGGTTCTAGCCGTATGGGCCGCATCGTGGGCCAAACTGTAGCTGGCCGATTTGGTAAAACCCTTTTGGAATTAGGGGGGAACAATGCGATTATCGTTACGCCTCAGGCTGACCTAAAAGTGACGCTAACTGCTACGATCTTTGGCGCTGTAGGTACTTGCGGACAGCGTTGTACTTCTACTCGTCGCCTTATCGTCCATGACTCTGTTTATGATAAAGTAAAAGAGTTGTTGGTCAATGCTTATCCTCAACTTCGCATTGGTAATCCTTTGGACCAAAACAATCACGTAGGGCCATTGATCGACCAAGATTCTGTAAACACTTATTTAGCGGCTATTGAAGCCGCTAAAGCTGCTGGCGGAAATATCTTGGTAGAAGGTGGTGTATTGGAAGGTGAAGGTTATGAAAGCGGTTGCTATGTGAAGCCTTGTTTGATTGAGGTGAGCGAGCAATTTGATATCGTAAAAACAGAAACTTTTGCTCCTATTCTATACTTGCTCAAGTACAGTGAATTGGAAGAGGCTATTGCTATGCAAAATGATGTTCCTCAGGGATTGTCTTCGGCCATCATGACCGATTCTATCCGCGAAGCAGAGCTTTTCCTTTCTGCTCAAGGCTCTGACTGTGGAATTGCCAACGTAAATATTGGTACTTCTGGAGCTGAAATTGGAGGTGCTTTTGGTGGAGAAAAAGAAACTGGTGGAGGACGTGAGTCAGGTTCTGACGCTTGGAAGGCCTATATGCGTCGCCAGACCAATACCATTAACTATGGTGCAGATGTACCTTTGGCTCAGGGAATCAAATTTGATTTCTAA
- a CDS encoding citrate (Si)-synthase: MDALKQKFAEKAAALFQENRAMLKEHGDKIIDQVAISQLYGGMRGMKSMIWETSELDAYEGIRFRGYSIRELRKLLPKAPNCKEPLPEGLFWLMLVGEIPSQEEVNWLTEEWKKRGELPARTTAMLDAMPADTHPMTQLSMGILSLQNDSIFAQRYEEGMPKNEYWDAYYEDSMNLIAKLPRLAAYIYRRTFHNNEHIAADPSLDWGANFAHMLGISEHEDFKSLMRLYLTIHADHEGGNASAHSTHLVGSTLSDPYYSLSGGMNALAGPLHGLANQEVIKWILEMVDDLGTDTPTNEQITEYINQTLEAGKVIPGYGHAVLRQPDPRYIAQRHFAEEYIKDDAIVSIVWKLFTIVPPILQDLGKVKNPWPNVDAHSGALLMHYGLKEFSFYTVLFGVSRAMGVLAAGVWSRALGMPLERPKSMTTKAIKEFLKKSTVEG; encoded by the coding sequence ATGGACGCCTTAAAACAAAAATTTGCGGAGAAAGCCGCTGCGCTCTTTCAAGAAAACCGAGCAATGCTCAAAGAACATGGAGATAAAATTATCGACCAAGTTGCTATTAGCCAGTTGTATGGCGGTATGCGCGGCATGAAAAGTATGATTTGGGAGACTTCTGAGCTTGATGCCTATGAAGGGATCCGCTTCCGGGGCTACTCGATCCGTGAGCTACGCAAGTTGTTGCCCAAGGCGCCCAACTGCAAGGAGCCTCTACCCGAGGGATTGTTCTGGCTCATGCTAGTCGGTGAAATTCCTAGCCAAGAAGAGGTGAACTGGCTAACTGAAGAATGGAAAAAAAGAGGTGAACTTCCTGCTCGCACCACAGCTATGCTAGATGCTATGCCTGCAGATACTCACCCTATGACTCAATTGAGCATGGGGATCCTCTCGCTACAAAATGATAGTATTTTCGCTCAGCGCTACGAAGAAGGTATGCCCAAAAACGAATATTGGGATGCTTACTATGAGGATAGCATGAACCTAATTGCTAAACTTCCTCGTCTAGCTGCTTATATCTACCGCCGTACCTTCCACAACAATGAGCACATTGCTGCTGATCCTAGCCTAGACTGGGGAGCAAACTTTGCTCATATGCTTGGAATTTCTGAGCATGAGGACTTTAAGTCACTTATGCGTCTTTATCTTACCATCCATGCAGATCATGAAGGTGGAAATGCCTCTGCACACAGCACGCACTTGGTAGGCTCTACACTTAGCGATCCTTACTACTCGCTATCTGGTGGTATGAACGCCTTGGCTGGTCCCCTTCACGGTTTGGCTAACCAAGAAGTTATCAAATGGATCTTGGAAATGGTGGATGATCTAGGTACAGACACCCCCACTAATGAGCAAATCACAGAATATATCAACCAAACTTTGGAAGCCGGTAAGGTAATTCCTGGCTACGGTCATGCCGTTCTTCGCCAGCCCGACCCCCGCTATATTGCTCAACGCCACTTTGCTGAAGAGTACATCAAGGATGACGCAATTGTAAGCATCGTTTGGAAACTCTTCACTATTGTTCCTCCAATCCTTCAGGATTTGGGCAAAGTGAAAAACCCTTGGCCCAATGTAGATGCTCACTCTGGTGCACTACTCATGCACTACGGCCTCAAAGAATTTAGCTTCTACACTGTACTTTTTGGTGTTTCTCGCGCCATGGGTGTATTGGCTGCAGGTGTTTGGTCTCGCGCCCTAGGTATGCCTCTAGAGCGTCCTAAGTCAATGACGACCAAAGCCATCAAAGAGTTTTTGAAGAAAAGCACTGTAGAAGGATAA
- a CDS encoding DUF1415 domain-containing protein, which yields MQENKNSKAIPATQAWLKAVVLDLQLCPFAYAPHRQNRIAYHSSSAQTVEAALLDLEQALQELQDQPQISTSLLIFESGFANFFDYLDLLDLADLLIDQLDLRGHYQLASFHPQYLFAGEDEQASSHYSNRSPFPMLHLIREAEMELALAHYPQPENIPIRNQALLNEQPPSYWAEKLQACYLTED from the coding sequence ATGCAAGAAAATAAAAATTCCAAGGCGATTCCAGCTACCCAGGCCTGGCTAAAAGCCGTAGTACTCGACCTACAACTTTGCCCTTTTGCCTATGCCCCTCATCGCCAAAATCGCATTGCCTACCACAGCTCTAGCGCCCAAACCGTAGAAGCGGCCCTGTTGGACCTTGAACAGGCTTTGCAGGAACTGCAAGATCAACCGCAAATTAGCACGAGCTTGCTCATTTTTGAAAGCGGCTTTGCCAACTTTTTTGATTATCTAGACCTGCTCGATCTGGCCGATCTCCTCATTGACCAACTCGATTTGCGCGGCCATTATCAACTCGCCAGTTTTCACCCCCAATACCTTTTTGCTGGCGAAGATGAACAAGCAAGCAGCCATTATAGTAACCGATCGCCCTTTCCCATGCTCCACCTCATCCGAGAGGCGGAAATGGAACTGGCCCTAGCCCATTATCCCCAACCCGAAAATATTCCCATCCGCAATCAAGCCCTACTCAATGAACAGCCCCCTAGCTATTGGGCCGAAAAGCTACAAGCTTGCTATCTCACTGAAGACTAG
- a CDS encoding nucleotide pyrophosphohydrolase translates to MEIKEAQAAVDHWIKTVGVRYYNELTNTAILMEEVGELARLMARIYGEQSFKRIEDEANAQENLGSEMGDILFVLLCLANQTGVDLGQALEDIMEKRKIRDAERHANNPKLKS, encoded by the coding sequence ATGGAAATAAAAGAAGCACAGGCCGCCGTAGACCATTGGATCAAGACGGTAGGCGTTCGTTATTATAATGAGTTGACCAATACGGCCATCTTAATGGAAGAGGTGGGTGAGTTAGCTCGTTTGATGGCTCGAATTTATGGAGAGCAATCCTTCAAACGGATTGAAGATGAGGCGAATGCCCAGGAAAACTTGGGCAGTGAGATGGGCGATATTTTATTTGTATTGCTCTGTTTGGCCAATCAGACTGGGGTAGATTTGGGTCAAGCTTTGGAGGATATCATGGAAAAACGCAAAATTCGGGATGCCGAGCGGCATGCCAACAACCCCAAATTGAAATCATAG